From the Scylla paramamosain isolate STU-SP2022 chromosome 15, ASM3559412v1, whole genome shotgun sequence genome, one window contains:
- the LOC135107520 gene encoding neuropeptide-like protein 31, which yields MGKTVLLVLSVLVLVAAALADPKPEPEPEPGYLSRGYGGYGGFGGFGGFGGFGGYRGGYGGYGGYRGGYGGYGGYGGYGYYG from the exons ATGGGCAAGACT GTGCTCCTCGTGCTGtcggtgctggtgctggtggccgCCGCCCTGGCAGACCCCAAGCCTGAGCCTGAGCCTGAGCCTGGGTACCTCAGCCGTGGGTATGGCGGATATGGCGGATTTGGTGGATTCGGAGGCTTCGGAGGCTTTGGTGGCTACAGAGGTGGATATGGAGGCTATGGTGGCTACAGGGGTGGCTATGGAGGCTATGGTGGCTATGGCGGATACGGTTATTACG GTTAA
- the LOC135107521 gene encoding neuropeptide-like protein 31: protein MGKTVLLVLSVLVLVAAALADPKPEPEPEPGYLSRGYGGYGGFGGFGGFGGFGGYRGGYGGYGGYRGGYGGYGGYGGYGYYG from the exons GTTCTCCTCGTGCTGtcggtgctggtgctggtggccgCCGCCCTGGCAGACCCCAAGCCTGAGCCTGAGCCTGAGCCTGGGTACCTCAGCCGTGGGTATGGCGGATATGGCGGATTTGGTGGATTCGGAGGCTTCGGAGGCTTTGGTGGCTACAGAGGTGGATATGGAGGCTATGGTGGCTACAGGGGTGGCTATGGAGGCTATGGTGGCTATGGCGGATACGGTTATTACG GTTAA